The proteins below come from a single Parazoarcus communis genomic window:
- the efp gene encoding elongation factor P: MKTAQELRSGNVIMVGADPLVVQKSEYNKSGRNAAVVKMKLKNLLTGAPSESVYKADDKFEVVQLDRKEVTYSYFADPMYVFMDADYEQYEVEAENMTDALKYLEDGLACEVVFYNGKAISVELPNAVVREVEYTEPAVKGDTSGKVMKPARIKTGFELPVPAFVEIGDKIEIDTRTDEYRARVK; the protein is encoded by the coding sequence ATGAAAACCGCACAGGAACTCCGCTCGGGCAACGTCATCATGGTCGGCGCCGACCCGCTGGTGGTACAGAAATCCGAGTACAACAAGTCCGGCCGCAACGCTGCGGTCGTGAAGATGAAGCTCAAGAACCTGCTGACCGGCGCGCCGTCGGAGTCGGTTTACAAGGCTGACGACAAGTTCGAAGTGGTCCAGCTCGACCGCAAGGAAGTGACCTACTCCTACTTCGCTGATCCGATGTACGTGTTCATGGACGCCGACTACGAGCAGTACGAAGTCGAAGCCGAAAACATGACCGACGCGCTCAAGTACCTCGAAGACGGCCTGGCCTGCGAAGTGGTGTTCTACAACGGCAAGGCGATCTCGGTCGAGCTGCCCAACGCCGTCGTGCGCGAAGTGGAATACACCGAGCCGGCCGTGAAGGGCGACACCTCGGGCAAGGTCATGAAGCCGGCCCGCATCAAGACTGGTTTCGAGCTGCCGGTTCCGGCCTTCGTCGAAATCGGCGACAAGATCGAAATCGATACCCGCACCGACGAATACCGTGCTCGCGTGAAGTAA